From Venenivibrio stagnispumantis, a single genomic window includes:
- a CDS encoding M24 family metallopeptidase, with protein MDKLKEIQNKIKENNLDAFLFSSKANVFYLSKFNSSNAFVILTEKDKYFLTDSRYITSAKEKLKDWNVIELGTSEKKPLQHLKEIISQITKKSIGFEKDKITISFYEKLKEGLDRELVGFEGFLNDIRITKTEEEIDIIREAVHKIDNVFKNLIGQIKGLKTELDVRRKIIDLIFEEGGVGESFQSIVATGKHSAIPHWETSDSKIENNQPLLIDMGLIYKGYCSDFTRTIFLGNVSQKIKDIYKVVKEAHLEAVNTVKAGIPIKEIDLKAREIISKYGYGDYYKHSTGHGIGVEIHEEPRIYKDNENILLENTVFTIEPGIYIPEIGGVRLENIVVARKTGAEILTKTPLDEIIL; from the coding sequence ATGGATAAATTAAAAGAAATACAAAATAAAATAAAAGAAAACAATCTTGATGCTTTTTTATTTTCAAGTAAAGCCAATGTATTTTATTTATCTAAATTTAATTCTTCAAATGCTTTTGTTATTCTTACAGAAAAAGATAAATATTTTTTAACAGATTCAAGATATATCACTTCTGCAAAAGAAAAACTGAAAGATTGGAATGTAATAGAACTTGGAACATCTGAAAAAAAGCCACTACAACATCTTAAAGAGATAATATCTCAGATAACAAAGAAAAGCATCGGTTTTGAAAAAGATAAAATTACAATCTCTTTTTATGAAAAATTAAAAGAAGGATTAGATAGAGAACTTGTAGGATTTGAAGGATTTTTAAATGATATTAGGATAACAAAGACAGAAGAAGAGATAGATATTATAAGGGAAGCAGTCCATAAAATTGATAATGTATTTAAAAATTTAATCGGACAGATAAAAGGGCTCAAAACGGAGCTTGATGTTAGAAGAAAGATTATAGATTTAATATTTGAAGAAGGTGGGGTCGGTGAAAGTTTCCAATCAATAGTTGCAACAGGAAAACATTCTGCTATTCCTCATTGGGAAACTTCTGATTCAAAGATAGAAAATAATCAACCTCTTTTAATTGATATGGGACTTATATATAAAGGATATTGTTCTGATTTTACAAGAACTATATTCTTAGGTAATGTTTCTCAAAAAATAAAAGATATTTATAAAGTAGTAAAGGAAGCCCATTTGGAAGCTGTAAATACAGTTAAAGCCGGAATACCTATAAAGGAGATAGATTTAAAGGCAAGGGAAATTATATCAAAATATGGATATGGAGATTATTATAAGCATTCAACTGGACATGGAATAGGTGTAGAAATCCACGAAGAACCAAGAATTTATAAAGATAATGAAAATATTCTTTTGGAAAATACAGTATTTACAATAGAGCCGGGAATATATATTCCGGAAATTGGCGGAGTTAGACTGGAAAATATTGTAGTTGCAAGAAAAACAGGAGCAGAAATCTTAACCAAAACACCTTTAGACGAAATTATTCTTTAA
- a CDS encoding DJ-1 family glyoxalase III — protein MANVVVPLADGFEEIEAMSIIDILRRAGINVVIAGLHDGYISSTRGVKVIPDTTIDKINPDDFDMIVLPGGQPGTDNLNADERVKNLIKHFYNKGKLTGAICAAPYVLSEAGVLEGKKATSYPTYKDKLKNVNYLEDMVVEDSNVLTSRGPGTAACFALKIVEKLVGKEKADEIKKATLFDKCC, from the coding sequence ATGGCTAATGTAGTCGTTCCACTTGCAGATGGATTTGAAGAGATTGAGGCAATGAGTATTATAGATATTCTTAGAAGAGCCGGTATAAATGTTGTTATTGCAGGTTTGCATGATGGATATATATCAAGCACAAGAGGAGTAAAGGTTATTCCGGATACAACTATTGATAAAATAAATCCGGATGATTTTGATATGATAGTTCTTCCGGGAGGACAACCGGGAACAGATAATCTAAATGCAGATGAAAGAGTTAAAAATCTAATAAAACATTTTTATAATAAAGGTAAATTAACCGGTGCAATATGTGCTGCACCTTATGTATTATCAGAAGCCGGTGTGTTAGAAGGGAAAAAAGCAACATCTTATCCTACATATAAAGATAAATTAAAAAATGTAAATTATTTAGAAGATATGGTAGTAGAAGATAGTAATGTATTAACAAGCAGAGGACCGGGAACGGCAGCATGTTTTGCATTAAAAATAGTGGAAAAATTAGTAGGAAAAGAAAAAGCAGATGAGATAAAAAAAGCCACATTATTTGATAAATGCTGCTAA